GATATTCATTTATAGATAAAGAATCGATAAATTGAATGTTTTTTTCAATTTCATCAGAATAATCTTTACAAAGATTGGATTTCTGAAAGCTTTTTAACACAACGCCAAAACGATAAAATAACTCTATAAATAAAGAAATATTATTATTGATTTGGTTGAAAAACTCTCTGTACGTAATTTTTGTCAGCAGATTATAATTGTTGGAATTTACTTCTCCTAAGAACTTTTGAATAGAAGAAATAATATTTTCACTACACTTGTATTCGTTAATAAGCTGGAAGTTTTCTAAAAACATCTTTAGCTTTTGCTGCGTGTATAAAGTTTGGTTTTTATTAAAGTTTTTTTGACTAAAAAATGATACTAAATACTGTTTAGACTTTCTGGTTTGGGTAAAATTAAAATGCGATATTATTTCAGAAATATTCTCCATAATTCATTTGTGTTGATCAATTTAATCTGTTATTTTTAGAAATTTACCACTATTTTCCCAACCGTTCTCCCCTTTTCCAATTCTTCATGAGCATTCGACATTTCATCAAAATGATACGCCTTATAAATATGAGGTTGTATAAAGCCTTTTTCTAAGAGCTCGGCGAGTTTTTTCATATCATTTCCATCAGATTGAACCATCATTTTAAAGCCTTTTCCTTTTACAGAAGCCGCTTTTTCTTCTATATCATCATTCAAACCGCTAGGAATGCTAATGATTATTCCACCTTCTTTTAAAACTTTTACAGAATGATCAATATTTTCACCACCGATTGTATCTAGAATAAAATCAAACTTTTCTTCAGAATTTCCCCATTCATAATTTTTATAGTCGATATGCCGATCAGCTCCGAGACTCAAAATAAATTCTCTGTTTTTGTCGGATGAAGTTCCCGTTACAGAAGCTCCGAAATATTTTGCAATCTGAACGGCAAAATGGCCTACTCCACCTGAAGCTGCATGAATCAAAACATTTTGATCTTCTTTCAGTTCTGCTTTTTCAATTGCCTGTAAAGCGGTTAAAGCCGCTAAACTTGTTGCTGCAGCTTCTTCAAAACTGATGTTTTTTGGCTTTAAAGCAATATGATTTTCAGAAGCAACAACAAATTGAGCATAACCTTTTCCATGTCCCGGAAAATTAATCATTCCAAAAACTTCGTCATTCACTTTAAACATCGAAGAATTGGTTTCAAC
Above is a genomic segment from Chryseobacterium mulctrae containing:
- a CDS encoding NADP-dependent oxidoreductase; translated protein: MKAIILENPGGTENLKLTEIEKPTIKQCKVLVEVKSLSINPIDVKTRSGKGAFQKLKDENPLILGWDISGIVVETNSSMFKVNDEVFGMINFPGHGKGYAQFVVASENHIALKPKNISFEEAAATSLAALTALQAIEKAELKEDQNVLIHAASGGVGHFAVQIAKYFGASVTGTSSDKNREFILSLGADRHIDYKNYEWGNSEEKFDFILDTIGGENIDHSVKVLKEGGIIISIPSGLNDDIEEKAASVKGKGFKMMVQSDGNDMKKLAELLEKGFIQPHIYKAYHFDEMSNAHEELEKGRTVGKIVVNF